In a genomic window of Candidatus Avedoeria danica:
- the recQ gene encoding DNA helicase RecQ, producing the protein MLRRVFGFAEFRGQQRAVIDRVLGGGDALVVMPTGSGKSLCYQLPALVRPGVTVVVSPLIALMADQVTAMRALGVRAAALNSSLDLGAQRGVEAAVRAGRLDLVYVAPERLVTEGFLELLSSTSVALFAIDEAHCVSQWGHDFRPEYLQLDVLADRFPGVPRIALTATADGPTRREIVQRLRLADATVFVAGFDRPNIRYRVWLKDDPFKQLLTCLKREHVGPDGGIETGIVYCLSRKKVEQTAERLSAAGIAALPYHAGLDAADRALHQRHFTHDEVPVVVATVAFGMGIDKPDVRFVFHVDPPKSLEAYYQETGRAGRDGLPATATMLYGMADIARLRSMISDGEADEARQRVEHHKLSALLGFCETARCRRQVLLEYFGDAPAEPCGNCDTCLEPVDTWDGTVAAQKAMSAILRTGQRFGQAHVVDVLRGETTEKVERFGHDALPTFGVGSDLDVRGWASVIRQLVAGGLIRVDVEGHGSLQLTDGAAAVLRGQQSVTLRRDPAPQAGASRRNRSAERSRSRAGSGGSGGSGTNGVSGGGGLFDDDVDADVDEALFAALRACRLALAREQAVPPYVIFHDKTLLAMAARRPTTTAALGGISGVGDVKLARYGEAFLDVIRQHIDASDVGEDGGSGIGDAD; encoded by the coding sequence ATCGACCGCGTCCTCGGGGGCGGCGACGCGCTCGTCGTCATGCCGACGGGCAGCGGGAAGTCGTTGTGCTACCAGCTGCCGGCGCTCGTGCGGCCGGGCGTGACCGTCGTCGTCAGCCCGCTCATCGCGTTGATGGCCGATCAGGTGACGGCGATGCGGGCGCTGGGCGTGCGCGCCGCGGCGCTGAACTCGTCGCTCGACCTCGGGGCGCAGCGCGGCGTCGAGGCCGCCGTGCGTGCGGGGCGGCTGGACCTCGTGTACGTGGCGCCCGAGCGCCTCGTCACGGAGGGATTCCTCGAACTGCTCTCGTCGACGAGCGTCGCGCTGTTCGCGATCGACGAAGCGCACTGCGTGTCGCAGTGGGGGCACGATTTTCGGCCGGAGTACCTCCAGCTCGATGTCCTGGCCGACCGCTTCCCGGGCGTGCCGCGCATCGCCCTCACCGCCACGGCGGACGGGCCGACGCGGCGCGAGATCGTCCAGCGGCTGCGGCTGGCGGACGCAACCGTCTTCGTGGCCGGCTTCGACCGGCCGAACATCCGCTACCGGGTCTGGCTGAAGGACGATCCGTTCAAGCAGCTGCTGACGTGCCTGAAGCGCGAGCACGTCGGGCCGGACGGCGGCATCGAGACCGGGATCGTCTACTGCCTGTCGCGCAAGAAGGTCGAGCAGACGGCCGAGCGGCTGAGCGCCGCCGGGATCGCGGCGCTGCCCTACCACGCCGGCCTGGACGCCGCCGATCGCGCGCTGCACCAGCGGCACTTCACGCACGACGAGGTGCCGGTCGTCGTCGCCACCGTCGCGTTCGGGATGGGGATCGACAAGCCGGACGTGCGGTTCGTGTTCCACGTGGACCCGCCCAAGAGCTTGGAAGCCTACTACCAGGAGACCGGCCGCGCCGGCCGCGACGGCCTGCCCGCCACGGCCACGATGCTCTACGGCATGGCGGACATCGCCCGGCTGCGCTCGATGATCAGCGACGGCGAGGCGGACGAGGCGCGCCAGCGCGTCGAGCACCACAAGCTCAGCGCGCTGCTGGGCTTCTGCGAGACCGCCCGCTGCCGCCGCCAGGTCCTCCTCGAGTACTTCGGCGACGCGCCCGCCGAGCCGTGCGGCAACTGCGACACGTGCTTGGAGCCCGTCGACACCTGGGACGGCACCGTCGCGGCGCAGAAGGCGATGTCGGCCATCCTGCGCACCGGCCAGCGCTTCGGCCAGGCGCACGTCGTCGACGTGCTGCGCGGCGAGACGACTGAGAAAGTGGAGCGCTTCGGCCACGACGCCCTGCCGACGTTCGGCGTCGGATCGGATCTCGACGTGCGCGGCTGGGCATCCGTCATCCGCCAGCTCGTCGCCGGTGGCCTGATCCGCGTGGACGTCGAGGGCCACGGCAGCCTCCAGCTGACGGACGGCGCGGCAGCGGTGTTGCGCGGCCAACAGTCGGTGACGCTGCGGCGCGATCCGGCGCCGCAGGCCGGTGCGTCGCGGCGGAATCGGTCGGCGGAGCGATCGCGGTCGCGTGCCGGCAGTGGTGGGAGTGGTGGTAGTGGTACGAATGGCGTCAGCGGTGGCGGCGGGCTGTTCGACGACGATGTCGACGCCGACGTGGACGAGGCGCTCTTCGCCGCGCTGCGCGCCTGCCGCCTCGCCCTCGCGCGCGAGCAGGCGGTGCCGCCGTACGTGATCTTCCACGACAAGACGCTCCTCGCGATGGCCGCCCGGCGGCCGACGACGACGGCGGCGCTGGGCGGGATCTCGGGCGTCGGGGACGTGAAGCTGGCGCGGTATGGGGAGGCGTTCCTGGACGTGATTCGCCAGCACATCGACGCGAGCGATGTCGGGGAAGACGGTGGGTCCGGCATCGGCGACGCCGACTGA